In Phyllopteryx taeniolatus isolate TA_2022b chromosome 6, UOR_Ptae_1.2, whole genome shotgun sequence, one genomic interval encodes:
- the cacng6b gene encoding voltage-dependent calcium channel gamma-6 subunit isoform X2 — translation MWNNFFVPQDEEGRVGAAASGQGGGLAALKGGRAHRRSQKMSDSQDGKIKLAFLVCAVGVTLTVLGVGTEFWVELAQPKNFDGNHTCQMAHYGLWKACVHTLWVADVDPERTSCGPAELPGDFNLAAAILALLSLTMMVTGSICILMTLSKGVSFFLKPASFCFILSGILVLVSILMFHQSVLALLSSDRSIPLHHQLSWSADCVGSAGAILIFGGLLFVILSLPVSSCLPHKNNTT, via the exons ATGTGGAACAACTTCTTTGTGCCCCAAGACGAAGAGGGGCGCGTGGGGGCGGCGGCCAGCGGCCAAGGCGGAGGTCTGGCTGCCTTGAAGGGCGGCCGCGCTCACAGGCGGAGCCAAAAGATGAGCGACAGCCAGGACGGCAAGATCAAGCTGGCCTTCCTGGTATGCGCGGTGGGCGTGACGCTGACCGTACTAGGTGTGGGCACGGAATTTTGGGTGGAGTTGGCGCAGCCCAAGAACTTTGACGGCAACCACACGTGCCAGATGGCGCACTACGGCCTGTGGAAGGCGTGCGTGCACACCCTGTGGGTGGCCGACGTGGACCCCGAGAGGACCAGCTGTGGCCCCGCTGAACTACCAGGAG ATTTCAATCTAGCGGCGGCCATCTTGGCTCTCCTCAGTCTGACCATGATGGTGACGGGCTCCATTTGCATCCTCATGACACTCAGCAAAGGAGTTTCCTTCTTTCTCAAGCCTGCGTCCTTCTGCTTCATACTCTCAG GGATCCTGGTCCTCGTCTCCATCCTGATGTTCCACCAGTCTGTGCTGGCCTTGCTGTCCAGCGACCGCTCCATCCCGCTGCACCACCAGCTGTCCTGGTCTGCGGACTGCGTGGGCTCAGCGGGGGCCATCCTGATTTTCGGAGGCCTCCTTTTCGTCATCCTTTCACTTCCTGTCAGTTCTTGCTTGCCACACAAGAACAACACCACCTGA
- the cacng6b gene encoding voltage-dependent calcium channel gamma-6 subunit isoform X1: protein MWNNFFVPQDEEGRVGAAASGQGGGLAALKGGRAHRRSQKMSDSQDGKIKLAFLVCAVGVTLTVLGVGTEFWVELAQPKNFDGNHTCQMAHYGLWKACVHTLWVADVDPERTSCGPAELPGESNCTYFKFFTSGENAVMFKKTTNKNFNLAAAILALLSLTMMVTGSICILMTLSKGVSFFLKPASFCFILSGILVLVSILMFHQSVLALLSSDRSIPLHHQLSWSADCVGSAGAILIFGGLLFVILSLPVSSCLPHKNNTT, encoded by the exons ATGTGGAACAACTTCTTTGTGCCCCAAGACGAAGAGGGGCGCGTGGGGGCGGCGGCCAGCGGCCAAGGCGGAGGTCTGGCTGCCTTGAAGGGCGGCCGCGCTCACAGGCGGAGCCAAAAGATGAGCGACAGCCAGGACGGCAAGATCAAGCTGGCCTTCCTGGTATGCGCGGTGGGCGTGACGCTGACCGTACTAGGTGTGGGCACGGAATTTTGGGTGGAGTTGGCGCAGCCCAAGAACTTTGACGGCAACCACACGTGCCAGATGGCGCACTACGGCCTGTGGAAGGCGTGCGTGCACACCCTGTGGGTGGCCGACGTGGACCCCGAGAGGACCAGCTGTGGCCCCGCTGAACTACCAGGAG AATCGAACTGCACCTATTTCAAATTCTTCACCTCGGGGGAGAACGCTGTCATGTTCAAGAAGACAACAAACAAGA ATTTCAATCTAGCGGCGGCCATCTTGGCTCTCCTCAGTCTGACCATGATGGTGACGGGCTCCATTTGCATCCTCATGACACTCAGCAAAGGAGTTTCCTTCTTTCTCAAGCCTGCGTCCTTCTGCTTCATACTCTCAG GGATCCTGGTCCTCGTCTCCATCCTGATGTTCCACCAGTCTGTGCTGGCCTTGCTGTCCAGCGACCGCTCCATCCCGCTGCACCACCAGCTGTCCTGGTCTGCGGACTGCGTGGGCTCAGCGGGGGCCATCCTGATTTTCGGAGGCCTCCTTTTCGTCATCCTTTCACTTCCTGTCAGTTCTTGCTTGCCACACAAGAACAACACCACCTGA